TCAAACCACGCCATTGGTGTCCATGTGGTAGACCAAGGGTCAACCCTAAGTCAACCACATGGACAAAACTCTCTCCCTCAAAGGCTTCCAATATTGTTGAGTTAGCAACAAAGTGTCCGAATTGAATATGCGGGCAAACTTCATACACGAGGCGTAAAGCCTCTTTCTTTTTCTCTGAACCTATGAGGTTCAGTCGATGCGGTTGGGCTACAAGCCCAACCGCACCAAGCGGTTGCACCATGGCTAACCGGTCGGTTAGCCCCTGCATGAAACAGGAAGCAACCCTCTGAAAAGATGACCCGAACACAAGCGCATTGGCTCGAAGCTCGGCTAATAAAGTCGAAGCATGTGCTTTATCACGACATGCAACAGCTTCAGCACATGAGATTAAGAGCTGAACAAGATGCATTTCATGGTTTTCATCCACGTGTCCTTTGTTTTCAACTTTTAacccattttccaatattgcgtCTTCAATAGCTTCAGCAGCTAAATATCTTTGAGTGTAAGTCCAAATATGGTCTCTAAATCGAAGCTTGGGTAAACTGTTGGTGCTGTTACTCCGAGGGATAGAATTGACATTTACCACAGTGGTTTCCGGCATGCTCACTgatctttttatctttttttggGTGAAGGGTTTGTTAGCCAAGCTAAGTAGCTGCCATGGGGAGGTGGGGTTTTCGGAAAAAGAAGGATAACATTGGGGGTAAAATGGGGATATTGAAAGATCTTGACCTAGGTCAGTTTTGTTATCATCTTCATCCCCAACATACAAGAAATTAGGGTTACCTGTGTAAAAAGATTCCTCTGATTTTCTCTTTGTGCCAATAACTCCATTGACACCCACTTTAAGATGATTGAATCTTTGGTCACTATAAAGTGGATGTCCGAAAAAACCAGAAGCCATTTTTGAGTCTCTTTTTTTTGAAGTTGAAAAAAGATCAAATAAAGCTCTGAAAAAATCATAAGCCAGGTGAAGCGAGCTTATATAGAAGCCGCAGCTTTGTTCTTGTTGTCAAGAGAATACTATGATGTTTGTTGGTTTCCTTAAATGCCAAATATtgttcatttaaaatataataattctTTTAACTTTTAACACTTTATTTTGTGGTAGCTTTTCTTGAGTTATGAACTAGGTGTCATCATATTCCAACTTTGTTGGTAAGTCACTTAACAGTATATGTTTTTAGTGATCCATAAGTGTTGAAAGGTAGTTGTACTTAGTGTATTAAGTGTTGTACTCTGTTAGGGCGTTAATTGATGGATTAAAGTTGTGTCTAGTTTATTGTAATTTGTTGTTTAGTAAAAATTAAAACCATAAAAATAGTTCATTGTAGCATATAAATTAGCTTTTGATAAGTTACTTTGAAATAACATttgataagtttataaagactttttaaaaatattttaaataccCTAAATTATATCTTATGTtagtttttaattatatatatctaAATATCCATTTATGTTATTTTACACTTGCAACAATATAGTTTATCGGCTACTTTTTTACTGAACAATATTAATTGGTAAGTTAAGCTACATGTAGTTTTTAAGCTAAAAACTAATTACTCAGCTAGTCTATCAAGCATTGTCTAATTTATTTATGGATATTTAATTTAACCCCCTTGGTCAAGACTATATTTGCCGGCAAGTAGCCACATAACTATTTAATTTAAGTGACGAAAGGTATGATTTTAAGATTATAAGATTTTAGTCTCAAAATTAAAGGTTTATCTATTATATACTTAATTCGCTTCCTATAATTAAGATTAAATGGTTAAAGAAAAGAAGAGGTGATGTCATCTTCCAAAATATTAGGGGATGAATGTAATCTGAACATTGTTTGAAAGAGTCCACTGTCTTACGTTGAAAGTCAGACTCGTTAAAAACTATGTTGCAAGAACACTTGTGCACGCCATGAATACTGGAATATGTCGATTCCGAACAAAGTTGAGATTGAGAATACggtagtttatttatttattaattttttaatgtaTGTGTataaaagcatatatatataaaggaaagAGGTAATGCATAGTTTAcacaattaatatataaataatggaTAATTAAAATCAAGTGCTTGTTTGCTGTGTTTGGCATGTCACAACTAGCTTATTTTttgagcttttttatgttgtcgtgtttagTAAGCCAAAAAAgaagcttataagctagcttttttaaaaatttccaaatacaccctttaattaattatagaaacacataccctcatatgtcattttatgtaattttatatattttagctagcttttcagctactTTTATCAAACGTCatttttttatcagctagcttttcagctatcagctagttttttatttaacagctagcttttcaactATCAACCAACTTTTCAGCTAACAACTAActtttcagctagtacgccaaacatagccttaaTGTACACAAATTAGTCTGGACTTGGGAGTCACCAAATATTTTCTATCTGCCATATCCATAAACTTTTGGTAGTGTTTGACAttacatattttattattataatcTCGTGTGAGTTATAATTAACTAATGTGTAAAGTTATATTTGAATGAATCAACAAATAACAATACACAAGTTCCATAAGAATATGGTAACCGGTAAGGGGAGACAATATGTAAGTAGCTTTAACGAGGGTAGAAATTTCCATTTGGCCTCCAACATAACTAAAGAAATAATCAATGACAAGTGACTGCAAAAGCAAACAGAAGTTATAAAATTGAAAGTAAAGTGAGTCAACAATAAGCTGTAAATATTGTACGCCCGCACAAATACTATCATTAAAACAGGAAGTAGATACCGccgatgtaacaacccgttatttccaggcattataaaccgagtcttgtaaacccttttgaatgtaatgggcattttatcgataaatgaattattcaaaagctctgatttggtatacgctatgtggtagatatcgtcttaaaggttccaaataaataaagaaacactaaaatctgagttatggcgaagaagctatgaccattctaagatttctgtcaaaaccgacaacaccgatcaaacgaaaaacgcaaagtttcaatacgataacatttagccttaggtatctaaatgaaagtcgtagataacattaaaccgtgagcgtacacaaaaagaacgtccgaatctgacttcgcatgaggaagttatgatttttcaaagaaattccttaaaaacgattagttataaaataaataataaaaataattttggaatttgccaacggagtctaaacgaaagttgtagatcgtagtctcacctacgcgtggatataaagaccatcgaaaacggagttcgtatgaagaagatatggatttttgaagtttattaaataaattaattaattatttaattcaaaattcggatattatccgaagaggagtcagcgtccttctccgaagtacgcgctgcgtactcctgtacgccccgcgtaaccgagaggattggcctcggatcgtccacgtcgccatatccgaggaagccgacccgtccgacccgtccgacccgtccgatccgacgtcccatccgacccggcgtcccatccgacccacctccccagcaacccgtcccatccgacccgataacccaagaacccgtcccatccgaaccgaggcagtcgaggcttcggtcatgcatgacgtacgcgtacgcagcgcgtacgagcgtacgccccgcgtaccgaggcagacttgccttcctataaatagaatgcgagggtttccaaagaaagggttcatttctcttctctctctcagcatttcctcgttttccgtgtccgttcaaacccgaagctctggtctttttggctcaagtcccgaaggccgattctactcccgagattcccgagaatcccaagaaaaatcagtttcccgagacgaaactctgctcggttttccacctcacaatcttcaaactatcaagtgagttcatatccccttcgaacactctttaaatacattttaaatgttttatactctttttggggaggaatacaagtaaacacacgactaaaatcgtgtgaaacaccgatcttttgctatacttttcatactgttgttttaactatcttatgaagttattatgatgcaaaacacctcacaacacagctttaccctcttgggatacaatatgtttatatatagaaatatgttttatctatactattacatacaaatacatcatatcaagggtaacattctttactaaatcattttctgcattcaaagaatttatgatttatgctttgtcaaacattgtgaaagaagttaaactttgcatacaaactactactttaatacagacttagttgagaatccatgagtcgtgtatatcttcaaacgttactttctttattagaaaataatgctgcaagtcctgtctataaccagagtctcccgttcggagaacgtgtcaaatgtgtatagatctatacgggaagtcatgatcccgcgccctgactgttagctacagtccgtcttttggggtgacagttgtcataacgctacgacgcctgaagaacgtcgctacaggcatattatgtttagtatggttataaaactcatcggatatacaattattatggtattatgcttttatgaaagagtagcttttaaaactattcttcatctaacaaatgcgatcttcgtatagctttattatataaaactatgccacacctttcgagcacgtcggttgcttgcgattttcggtcttagagactgccagttatgtcaggaaaataagggtttttcctgtatacaaaccaaacaactaataggaaaataagggattttctcggtacaattagttgcaatttacatcacgaacattcatatgcattgcatacttttataagaaaataagggtttttctggaaaacatgcaaacactttcgaatggcatacatcttctcaaaacactacttatgaactcaccaacttaaatgttgacactttttctttgaaataacttgtattcacaggaaaccgctagccaggtagcaactacttctgaagactaacgcattggcgttagtaacatattttggatcaccattttatatttgatttcttttgcaaacatgtaacacctacgattatgtaaacattttggaaactttaatatatatatggtggtgtgtactttcctttctatgaactgttatgatactgaatatgacgtcctccgcccccgaacgtttccgccgttcaggtttgggggtgtgacagattggtatcagagcttcgtttatagtgaattaagtatatcaaaaccatttttatacaactataaactcaactgggcaaaaacactctgagaagagtcatacttttgaaattaaatctatttagtttttgtaagtaagcatgcattcatttagtaataaataacagttccacatcgtaccatattagaagtattattaatgagttgtgcagtacaggtacgccttgggacacgtaatcggaactgggaaggatatagcctgatcaactatatttgtccgagagccgactaacgtgtgccgaggggtgtctgcagtggacaacaaattttaaaaacttaccaaaccgttattagaatcaaacacaataatttaaatactataggagtaattgctatttaaactaacttacatgttttgcatgttccgactttattcaattcttatgaccctatttctcgtacagtcaaatggctggatttcaccaccccaatgacccctactttcccaaccaaggcaacggaggatggatcgaagatgatccagaagaggatgaggaacccatagaattaggtgatgactccggtactgactcagaacctgaagtgatcgatccaccacccattcaacctccggtccatgtgaggaacttccaaggacccactcccgtctggggaagtcacctacatcattggagccaacccaacaatccgcccccactgctaatgccggagtaagccgcgcttgctttgagtgcggaagcacagggcactaccgcaaggactgcccgaaggcaaacaacaggaataccggcggaagaggccgagttttcgcaatgggacaagatgaagccattgcggaccctactgttgttacgggtacgtttcttctcgataactcgtatgcatgcattttgtttgatagtggagcggaaaggagttttgtgagtcacgactttaaaagcatgctaaaaccattaccacaatcattaagtgaaccgttcatagtagaaatggccaacgggaaaactgaaagcactaaagagatatacttaaactgcaccctaactctaaacgataatccctttcaaatcaacctcatgccagtctcgattaagagtttcgatgtcatcattggcatggattggctgagttcacatcgtgcggacattctatgttacgataaggccgttcgccttaatctgccaaccggcgaaactttcctcgtcttgggcgacaaacctagtaccactcttagaatcatctcaagtatccaagctcagaagcacttacgaaaggagtgtcacgcatttcttgcacatgttgtagacgtgaaacgcgaagtccgggacatcaaggatgtgcccgacgtatgcgattttcccgatgtatttcccgaggaccttccagggataccacccgtaagacaagtcgaattcagaattgatctgattcccggagctaccccagtagccaaggcaccctatcgattagccccggcagagatgcaggagctatccagtcaactgaatgaactactgggaaaaggattcatcagaccgagcttctcaccatggggagcacccgtgttgtttgtgaaaaagaaggatggatcgttcagaatgtgcatcgactacagagaactcaacaaactgacggtcaagaatcgttatcctctaccgcgcatagatgatctattcgaccaactgcaaggggcgaactatttttctaagattgatctgagatccgggtatcaccagttacgagtgctagaggaggatgtgccgaagaccgccttccgaactcgttacggacattacgagttcgtggtgatgccattcggattgaccaatgcgcccgcagtcttcatggatctgatgaatagagtatgccgaccttacttggatcagttcgtcatcgttttcattgacgacatcctgatctactcccgaagtaagaaagagcatggcgatcatctgcgacaagttctagggatattacgaaaagagaaactttatgcgaagttctcgaaatgtgaattttggatccgaagagtcgaattcttaggacacgtggtaagcgaagagggaatccacgtggacccatccaaaattaaggccattgagaactggtcagcaccgaagactcctacagaaattcgccaatttctaggtctcgctggctactaccgcaggttcattcagaacttctcacgaatagcaaagcctcttacaaccctaacccagaaaggtgtggcctttgactgggaagagaaacaagaaagagcgttccaaacgctcaaacgagccttgtgcaccgcaccaatactatcccttcctgaaggaatagaagacttcgtagtttattgcgatgcatcaaaccaaggactcggatgtgttctgatgcagcgaggtaaggtcatcgcctacgcctcgagacagttgaaaacacatgaggttaactacacgacccacgatcttgaactaggagcagtagtgtttgccctgaagatctggagacattacttgtatggaacgaagagcactatctttaccgaccacaagagcttacaacacattttcgatcagaaggagctcaacatgagacaacggcgatgggtcgagctactcagtgattacgaatgcgatattcgctatcatccgggaaaggcaaacgtcgtagccgatgcccttagtcgaaaggagtactcatgccggagagtgaagtcattagctatgtcgatccattcgcacctatcaacgcaagtcaaggaagctcaattagaggccttgaaacccgaaaacgtggcaggtgaggcccttaggggaatggacaagaacttagaaatcaagagtgacggagcacgctacctcatgaaccggatctggacaccaaagtttgggggattcagagaggtagttatgagtgaggcacacaggaccccatactccgtacacccagggtcagacaaaatgtatctagatctcaagcaactctactggtggccgaacatgaaagcggagatcgctacgtacgtgggcaagtgtttaacttgcgccaaaataaaaatagaacatcaaaaaccctcaggcctactccaacaacctgatatacctgagtggaaatgggagcagatttccatggacttcataaccaaactgcccaaaactcagagtggccaagatactatttgggtaatcgtcgacagattaaccaagtcagcccatttcttacctatcaaggaaaccgataggatggaaaaactatcaagaacctacatccgggagatcgtacgacttcatggagtaccaatgtccatcatctcagatagagacagcaggttcacttccagattttggcaatcactgcaaaaatccatgggaacgaggttggacatgagtacagcataccaccctcaaactgacggacagagtgagaggacgatccaaaccttggaagacatgttgcgagcatgtgtaatcgactttggcaaggcatgggatattcacttgcctttggtcgagttctcttataacaatagttatcatactagtatcaagaccgctccgttcgaagccctttacggccgtaagtgcagatcacccctgtgctggacggaagtgggcgacacccaattggcaaaaggtctagtcactaagagcacccttactggtccagagatcatcagagagactaccgaaaagatcgtgcaaatacgagaacgactgaagtcctcaagggatagacaaaagagctatgccgacaggagacgtaaacccttggaattccagattggcgaccgtgtgctactgaaggtctcaccctggaaaggcatgatacgctttgggaagcgtggaaagctaaaccccaggtacattggacccttcgaaatcatttcgagagttggtccagtggcctacaaactccaacttccaatcgagcttaacaaagtgcatccagtattccacgtgtcgaacctgaaaaagtgtttatccgacgaaacacttgtgattccactcgatgaaatcgcgttaaacgaaaatcttaactttgtggaagaacctgtcgagatcatggatagggaagtcaaaaggaccaagcagagtcgcattccaatagtaaaagttcgatggaatgctaagagaggacccgaattcacatgggaacgggaagaccaaatgctacagaagtatccgcatctcttcctcagcccctaaaactcttaccttgtattaaatttcgggacgaaattccgtttaacggggggatgatgtaacaacccgttatttccaggcattataaaccgagtcttgtaaacccttttgaatgtaatgggcattttatcgataaatgaattattcaaaagctctgatttggtatacgctatgtggtagatatcgtcttaaaggttccaaataaataaagaaacactaaaatctgagttatggcgaagaagctatgaccattctaagatttctgtcaaaaccgacaacaccgatcaaacgaaaaacgcaaagtttcaatacgataacatttagccttaggtatctaaatgaaagtcgtagataacattaaaccgtgagcgtacacaaaaagaacgtccgaatctgacttcgcatgaggaagttatgatttttcaaagaaattccttaaaaacgattagttataaaataaataataaaaataattttggaatttgccaacggagtctaaacgaaagttgtagatcgtagtctcacctacgcgtggatataaagaccatcgaaaacggagttcgtatgaagaagatatggatttttgaagtttattaaataaattaattaattatttaattcaaaattcggatattatccgaagaggagtcagcgtccttctccgaagtacgcgctgcgtactcctgtacgccccgcgtaaccgagaggattggcctcggatcgtccacgtcgccatatccgaggaagccgacccgtccgacccgtccgacccgtccgatccgacgtcccatccgacccggcgtcccatccgacccacctccccagcaacccgtcccatccgacccgataacccaagaacccgtcccatccgaaccgaggcagtcgaggcttcggtcatgcatgacgtacgcgtacgcagcgcgtacgagcgtacgccccgcgtaccgaggcagacttgccttcctataaatagaatgcgagggtttccaaagaaagggttcatttctcttctctctctctcagcatttcctcgttttccgtgtccgttcaaacccgaagctctggtctttttggctcaagtcccgaaggccgattctactcccgagattcccgagaatcccaagaaaaatcagtttcccgagacgaaactctgctcggttttccacctcacaatcttcaaactatcaagtgagttcatatccccttcgaacactctttaaatacattttaaatgttttatactctttttggggaggaatacaagtaaacacacgactaaaatcgtgtgaaacaccgatcttttgctatacttttcatactgttgttttaactatcttatgaagttattatgatgcaaaacacctcacaacacagctttaccctcttgggatacaatatgtttatatatagaaatatgttttatctatactattacatacaaatacatcatatcaagggtaacattctttactaaatcattttctgcattcaaagaatttatgatttatgctttgtcaaacattgtgaaagaagttaaactttgcatacaaactactactttaatacagacttagttgagaatccatgagtcgtgtatatcttcaaacgttactttctttattagaaaataatgctgcaagtcctgtctataaccagagtctcccgttcgaagaacgtgtcaaatgtgtatagatctatacgggaagtcatgatcccgcgccctgactgttagctacagtccgtcttttggggtgacagttgtcataacgctacgacgcctgaagaacgtcgctacaggcatattatgtttagtatggttataaaactcatcggatatacaattattatggtattatgcttttatgaaagagtagcttttaaaactattcttcatctaacaaatgcgatcttcgtatagctttattatataaaactatgccacacctttcgagcacgtcggttgcttgcgattttcggtcttagagactgccagttatgtcaggaaaataagggtttttcctgtatacaaaccaaacaactaataggaaaataagggattttctcggtacaattagttgcaatttacatcacgaacattcatatgcattgcatacttttataagaaaataagggtttttctggaaaacatgcaaacactttcgaatggcatacatcttctcaaaacactacttatgaactcaccaacttaaatgttgacactttttctttgaaataacttgtattcacaggaaaccgctagccaggtagcaactacttctgaagactaacgcattggcgttagtaacatattttggatcaccattttatatttgatttcttttgcaaacatgtaacacctacgattatgtaaacattttggaaactttaatatatatatggtggtgtgtactttcctttctatgaactgttatgatactgaatatgacgtcctccgcccccgaacgtttccgccgttcaggtttgggggtgtgacagccgATATAAGTAGAAACTAAAAGAATGACACAAGAACGCAGTAAAAACTCCGAGGCAAGTATAAATAGTAAAAATAAAGCTAGTATCTAGACTACTTATTTACTACTCCACTATCATAATTTTAAACATTCACACCTTTCGATATCAAGTCATGTCATTAGTAGGAGTCGGCCCcttcaagcataacctaattcAATTTTCTCACTTTCTTCTCGGGCATCCTCTCATCCTCACACTATCGACAACGATCAACTCCACCCTCTTAAACACGATCATCGATTGTCTCCTCTAGTGGTGATATACAAACCACCACAATCTTTGTTACCTTAATTTCTCGATGATCGACATCGTTCTCAATGGATCTCTGGTTGACGTGTTTGTTATCAAGCCCAACAATGTTATATTGCATGTCCATCGTAACATCCTCATGTTGCGACCTCCATCTTCCTCTCATACTTCTTAATCAACAATCATTTATCTCTTATGGTTGCCCTCCATTTAACCACTCCTTTATGTGGCGAGGAACGCCACCTTTAACAGCTTTTCATATGGATCATAAACCATGTATATTTGAAACTTTTATTTGGCTGTTGAACTAGTTGAGTCTACCGAAGGAAAGTGATCTCCATTATAACGACCACACCTGTATGCAGTTTTAGGCCCAAAATCTCAAACCTACCTCCATATATAAATCTCGATTTCATTGTAA
The genomic region above belongs to Lactuca sativa cultivar Salinas chromosome 4, Lsat_Salinas_v11, whole genome shotgun sequence and contains:
- the LOC111921515 gene encoding GRAS family protein RAD1 yields the protein MASGFFGHPLYSDQRFNHLKVGVNGVIGTKRKSEESFYTGNPNFLYVGDEDDNKTDLGQDLSISPFYPQCYPSFSENPTSPWQLLSLANKPFTQKKIKRSVSMPETTVVNVNSIPRSNSTNSLPKLRFRDHIWTYTQRYLAAEAIEDAILENGLKVENKGHVDENHEMHLVQLLISCAEAVACRDKAHASTLLAELRANALVFGSSFQRVASCFMQGLTDRLAMVQPLGAVGLVAQPHRLNLIGSEKKKEALRLVYEVCPHIQFGHFVANSTILEAFEGESFVHVVDLGLTLGLPHGHQWRGLIESLSNQPGKCPRRVRITAVGQCASRFRIIGDELETYARELGVNLEFSLVESSLENLKPEDIKTYENEVLVVNSMLQLHCVVKESRGALNSVLQIIHELSPKVLVLVEQDSSHNGPFFLGRFMEALYYYSAIFDALDAMLPKYDTRRAKIEQFYFAEEIKNIVSCEGPNRVERHERVDQWRRRMSRAGFQAAPVKLMARAKEWLGKLKICEGYTIVEEKGSLVLGWKSKPIVAASCWKC